A section of the Triticum dicoccoides isolate Atlit2015 ecotype Zavitan chromosome 7A, WEW_v2.0, whole genome shotgun sequence genome encodes:
- the LOC119333572 gene encoding agamous-like MADS-box protein AGL61 translates to MTQPPRLLPVVERAAMTQTPPPLGKKTKGRQRRENRRVEKKESRQVTFSKRKSGLWKKAAELAVLCRASLAIVVFSEAGKAFAFGSPSTDAVLGCADADALAPVPAADDVEWGALEALCRQTEAMGVEVAAEAERMSAAGKKVVEVQTQAGKRFWWEADVEALGEAELPVFARALQRLRDNVRRHADKMPSAAPPLQ, encoded by the coding sequence ATGACACAGCCGCCGCGCCTCCTCCCCGTCGTTGAGCGAGCGGCCATgacgcagacgccgccgccgctggGCAAGAAGACCAAGGGGCGGCAGCGCAGGGAGAACCGCCGGGTGGAGAAGAAGGAGTCGCGGCAGGTGACCTTTTCCAAGCGAAAGTCCGGGCTCTGGAAGAAGGCCGCGGAGCTCGCCGTGCTCTGCCGCGCCAGCCTCGCCATCGTCGTCTTCTCCGAGGCCGGCAAGGCGTTCGCCTTCGGCAGCCCCTCCACCGACGCCGTCCTGGGCTGCGCCGACGCTGACGCCCTTGCTCCTGTTCCTGCCGCCGACGACGTGGAGTGGGGGGCCCTGGAGGCGCTGTGCCGGCAGACGGAGGCCATGGGCGTGGAGGTCGCGGCGGAGGCCGAGCGGATGAGCGCCGCCGGCAAGAAGGTGGTGGAGGTGCAGACGCAGGCGGGGAAGCGCTTCTGGTGGGAGGCGGACGTGGAGGCGCTCGGGGAGGCGGAGCTGCCGGTGTTCGCCAGGGCGCTCCAGCGCCTCCGGGACAACGTGCGCCGCCACGCCGACAAGATGCCCTCCGCTGCTCCACCGCTTCAGTAG